The following are from one region of the Qipengyuania flava genome:
- a CDS encoding M23 family metallopeptidase: protein MSNKIATTGWGDRLRSWFPDREFFMRSEGQVRFITISSRVQMTAAAIALAALVVWAVSMAVAGWTQYRATADRLSLLDREAKVATATERVNAYREDIDAVATDLVKRQEFIEDMVASLPEDVKAVSNVSDSSSEAAATVDKVSASIPEASTLARIEARQLAFVEGLTRYADWRAQRAAAALKQLGLNPDSMIRNADRTAMGGPLERLVTNADGTIDPRFERLGLSIARMSALENGLAGVPQVTPAHKDMISSGFGYRRDPFNGRGAMHKGLDFKGAIGTPIRAAAAGRVSFVGWKGGYGKTVEITHGNGLMTRYAHMSRFDAKVGQRVTAGDSIGAIGNTGRSTGPHLHFEVRINNRAVNPRTFLETAPNVLEEIRRAPQLASAK, encoded by the coding sequence TTGAGCAACAAGATTGCCACCACTGGCTGGGGGGACCGTTTGCGTAGCTGGTTCCCGGACCGCGAATTTTTCATGCGGTCGGAAGGCCAGGTTCGCTTCATCACCATCTCCTCGCGCGTGCAGATGACCGCCGCCGCCATTGCACTGGCGGCGCTTGTCGTTTGGGCGGTATCGATGGCCGTTGCCGGCTGGACGCAGTACCGCGCCACCGCCGACCGCCTGTCGCTGCTCGACCGCGAAGCCAAGGTTGCCACCGCGACCGAGCGCGTGAACGCCTACCGCGAAGACATTGACGCGGTCGCCACCGACCTCGTCAAGCGCCAGGAATTCATCGAAGACATGGTCGCCTCGCTGCCCGAAGACGTGAAAGCGGTTTCGAACGTCAGCGATTCGTCGAGCGAAGCCGCCGCAACGGTCGACAAGGTCAGCGCCTCGATCCCCGAAGCCTCGACCCTTGCCCGCATCGAAGCGCGCCAGCTCGCCTTTGTCGAAGGCCTCACCCGCTATGCCGATTGGCGCGCCCAGCGCGCTGCCGCCGCTCTCAAGCAGCTCGGCCTCAACCCGGACAGCATGATCCGTAACGCCGACCGCACCGCAATGGGTGGTCCGCTTGAACGGCTGGTCACCAACGCCGACGGCACCATCGACCCGCGCTTCGAACGCCTGGGCCTTTCGATCGCCCGCATGTCGGCGCTGGAAAACGGCCTTGCCGGCGTCCCGCAGGTAACCCCGGCGCACAAGGACATGATTTCGAGCGGCTTCGGCTATCGCCGCGATCCGTTCAACGGCCGCGGCGCCATGCACAAGGGCCTCGACTTCAAGGGCGCCATCGGCACTCCGATCCGCGCAGCCGCAGCCGGCCGCGTCAGCTTCGTTGGCTGGAAGGGCGGCTACGGCAAGACCGTCGAGATTACGCACGGCAACGGCCTGATGACGCGCTATGCGCATATGTCGCGTTTCGATGCCAAGGTTGGCCAGCGCGTGACCGCCGGCGACAGCATCGGCGCCATCGGCAACACCGGCCGTTCGACCGGCCCGCACCTCCACTTCGAAGTGCGCATCAACAATCGCGCGGTAAACCCGCGCACCTTCCTGGAGACAGCCCCCAATGTTCTCGAAGAAATCCGACGAGCTCCCCAGCTCGCCAGCGCCAAGTAA
- a CDS encoding bactofilin family protein → MASKGNSTFSVLGSDLAITGDIKASADLHIDGSVEGDIACSSLVQGETSTVKGAIKAESARLAGAVEGSITARELVILKTAKITGDVFYDALTIEQGAQVEGRFAHRDAKAKAPAAAATGKPEITVAG, encoded by the coding sequence ATGGCCAGCAAGGGTAACTCGACTTTCTCCGTCCTCGGTTCGGATCTCGCGATCACCGGCGACATCAAGGCTTCGGCCGATCTTCACATCGACGGCAGCGTCGAGGGCGACATCGCCTGCTCGTCGCTCGTGCAGGGCGAAACCAGCACGGTGAAAGGCGCAATCAAGGCCGAGAGCGCGCGCCTGGCCGGCGCCGTCGAAGGTTCGATCACGGCGCGCGAACTGGTGATCCTCAAGACCGCCAAGATCACCGGCGATGTCTTCTACGACGCGCTGACCATCGAACAGGGCGCGCAGGTCGAAGGCCGCTTTGCCCACCGCGATGCCAAGGCGAAAGCGCCGGCTGCCGCGGCAACCGGCAAGCCGGAGATCACGGTCGCCGGTTGA
- a CDS encoding long-chain-fatty-acid--CoA ligase codes for MDVNSYAYNHPTPWDAQFEPASLPDMLAATTARNPDAPFLHFLGRTFTYRDIHAEARAFAAGLIAHGIEPGDRVGLFLPNVPIYASAYYGAMLAGAIVVNFSPLYTVEELSWQVADSGTRLLVTVDVPELYATAAQVLESSQLETLVVGSLGDALPWHKGLLLKTLGRNKIAKVAFSDTTLAWRDTLADPAKAAFPPIDAANDIALLQYTGGTTGRPKGAMLGHSQLSMNAQQTAGLNPFGDPTGEVFMGALPFFHVFANTALLNHAMVTGASIAMVPRFEAGEVLKTIAKYKTTGFPGVPTMFQALLDHPDLAKTDVSSIKVCISGGAPMPAPVHTKFEEVTGIRVVEGYGLTESSGVVSANPYEGMRKKGTIGQLVMGTEVIFLDKEDATKLAPEGEPGELAIHGPQIMRGYWNRPDTDGETFVERDGKRYLRTGDVAVMDGDGFLEIVDRIKDMIAVGGFKVFPSQVEDVLLENPAVKEVLVIGRPDDYRGECPVAYAVLNEGAQETAEELKAWLNARVGKHERVDEIVLREDLPRTIIGKLDRKALRAEVLG; via the coding sequence ATGGATGTAAATAGCTACGCGTACAACCATCCCACCCCTTGGGATGCGCAGTTCGAACCGGCGAGCCTGCCGGACATGCTGGCGGCGACAACCGCCCGCAATCCGGACGCGCCGTTCCTGCATTTCCTCGGGCGCACCTTCACCTACCGGGACATCCACGCGGAGGCTCGGGCCTTCGCTGCCGGGCTGATTGCGCACGGGATCGAGCCGGGCGACCGCGTCGGCCTGTTCCTGCCCAATGTGCCGATCTACGCCTCGGCTTATTACGGCGCGATGCTCGCCGGAGCGATCGTGGTGAACTTCTCGCCGCTCTACACGGTCGAGGAACTGAGCTGGCAGGTCGCCGATTCGGGCACCCGCCTGCTGGTGACCGTCGACGTTCCGGAGCTCTACGCGACTGCCGCGCAGGTTCTCGAAAGCTCGCAGCTCGAAACACTGGTCGTCGGCTCGCTCGGCGATGCGCTTCCCTGGCACAAGGGCCTGCTCTTGAAGACGCTCGGCCGCAACAAGATTGCCAAAGTGGCCTTCTCGGACACGACGCTTGCCTGGCGCGACACGCTTGCCGATCCGGCAAAAGCTGCCTTCCCGCCAATCGATGCGGCAAATGATATCGCGTTGCTCCAGTACACTGGCGGTACGACCGGGCGGCCGAAAGGCGCGATGCTCGGCCATTCGCAGCTTTCGATGAACGCGCAGCAGACTGCGGGCCTCAACCCCTTTGGCGACCCGACGGGCGAGGTCTTCATGGGCGCGCTGCCCTTCTTCCATGTCTTTGCGAACACCGCGCTGCTCAACCACGCCATGGTGACCGGCGCCTCGATCGCAATGGTGCCGCGCTTCGAGGCCGGCGAAGTGCTGAAGACGATCGCCAAGTACAAGACAACCGGGTTTCCGGGCGTGCCGACCATGTTTCAGGCGCTGCTCGACCATCCCGATCTCGCCAAAACCGATGTCTCCTCGATCAAGGTCTGCATTTCGGGCGGCGCGCCCATGCCCGCGCCCGTGCACACCAAGTTCGAAGAGGTCACCGGTATCCGTGTGGTCGAAGGCTATGGCCTCACCGAAAGCTCCGGCGTGGTCTCGGCCAACCCTTATGAGGGCATGCGCAAGAAGGGGACGATCGGCCAGCTCGTGATGGGCACCGAAGTCATCTTCCTCGACAAGGAGGACGCTACGAAGCTTGCGCCCGAAGGCGAGCCGGGTGAACTGGCGATCCACGGGCCGCAGATCATGCGCGGATACTGGAACCGCCCCGACACCGATGGCGAGACCTTCGTGGAGCGGGATGGCAAGCGGTACCTTCGCACCGGCGATGTCGCGGTGATGGACGGGGACGGCTTCCTCGAGATCGTCGACCGCATCAAGGACATGATCGCGGTAGGCGGGTTCAAGGTCTTCCCGAGCCAGGTCGAGGACGTCCTCCTCGAAAACCCGGCGGTCAAGGAAGTGCTCGTGATCGGCCGGCCCGATGATTACCGGGGCGAGTGCCCGGTGGCCTACGCTGTCCTCAACGAGGGCGCCCAAGAGACGGCCGAGGAGCTCAAGGCCTGGCTCAACGCCCGGGTCGGCAAGCACGAGCGGGTCGATGAGATCGTGCTTCGCGAGGATCTTCCGCGCACGATCATCGGCAAGCTCGACCGCAAGGCCCTGCGCGCCGAAGTCCTGGGCTAA
- a CDS encoding DUF1013 domain-containing protein, whose protein sequence is MADQVKPLMPHATATWLVDNTGLSFEQIAEFCGLHILEVQAMADDLAGSKYTGRDPVHSGELTQEEIERGQADSEYRLKMQRAPVAVSRTKGPRYTPVSKRQDKPDGIAWILRNHPEISDAQIGKLIGTTRNTITAIRERSHWNIQNIQPKDPVTLGLCSQRELDAVVAKAAKNIPVSEDGEEAPVAASGTSDREKLIEELRAERDANEKAAAEAAQEAEAAAWLEAKRASEEAGETDETDPA, encoded by the coding sequence ATGGCCGACCAAGTCAAACCGCTGATGCCGCATGCGACCGCCACCTGGCTGGTCGACAACACCGGCCTGTCGTTCGAACAGATCGCCGAATTCTGCGGCCTGCACATCCTCGAAGTCCAGGCCATGGCCGACGACCTCGCGGGCAGCAAGTACACGGGCCGTGACCCGGTGCACTCGGGCGAACTGACGCAGGAGGAGATCGAGCGCGGCCAGGCCGACAGCGAGTACCGCCTGAAGATGCAGCGCGCACCGGTCGCGGTCAGCCGCACCAAGGGCCCGCGCTACACGCCGGTCTCCAAGCGCCAGGACAAGCCCGATGGCATCGCCTGGATCCTGCGCAACCATCCGGAAATTTCCGACGCGCAGATCGGCAAGCTGATCGGCACCACGCGCAACACGATCACGGCGATCCGCGAGCGCAGCCACTGGAACATCCAGAACATCCAGCCCAAGGACCCGGTCACGCTGGGCCTGTGCTCGCAGCGCGAACTCGACGCCGTGGTCGCCAAGGCGGCCAAGAACATTCCGGTGAGCGAAGACGGCGAAGAAGCGCCGGTTGCCGCAAGCGGCACCAGCGATCGCGAGAAGCTGATCGAGGAACTGCGCGCCGAACGCGATGCTAACGAAAAGGCCGCTGCCGAAGCCGCTCAGGAAGCCGAAGCCGCTGCCTGGCTCGAAGCCAAGCGCGCCTCGGAAGAAGCCGGCGAGACGGACGAAACCGACCCGGCCTGA
- a CDS encoding glycosyltransferase family 4 protein produces MNGVVRTLTTTCEQLREQGHEVMVVSPDQFASLPCPTYPEIRLALTRPGAVAGRLREFSPEAIHIATEGPLGMTARRYCAKHGIRFTTAYHTQFPDYLAKRTHLPAEWFWRYIQWFHRPAKRVLVATESICEELRAHGLTQLHRWSRGVDLSCFTPDAPPPPEFADLPRPIQLYVGRVAVEKNIEAFLEADYPGSKVVVGDGPSLASLKARYPEAHFLGRRSGRALAGCYAGADVFVFPSKTDTFGLVMIEALACGTPVAAFPVAGPRDIVTLDVGAMSEHLDRAIASALYCNRQACAEYGASFSWSAATGQFLSGLAAFEPVELPAA; encoded by the coding sequence ATGAACGGGGTGGTGCGCACGCTCACCACGACCTGCGAGCAACTGCGCGAGCAGGGGCACGAGGTGATGGTCGTCTCGCCAGACCAGTTTGCTTCGCTGCCGTGCCCGACCTATCCCGAGATCAGGCTCGCGCTCACAAGGCCGGGCGCGGTTGCCGGTCGCCTGCGCGAATTTTCGCCCGAGGCGATCCATATTGCGACCGAAGGCCCGCTCGGCATGACGGCACGGCGGTACTGCGCGAAGCACGGCATTCGCTTCACCACCGCCTACCACACGCAGTTCCCGGATTACCTTGCCAAGCGCACGCACCTGCCGGCCGAATGGTTCTGGCGCTACATCCAGTGGTTCCACCGTCCGGCGAAGCGCGTGCTGGTCGCGACCGAGAGCATTTGCGAGGAGCTGCGCGCGCATGGCCTCACCCAGCTGCACCGCTGGAGCCGCGGCGTCGATCTGTCCTGCTTCACGCCGGACGCGCCGCCGCCGCCCGAATTCGCCGACCTGCCGCGCCCGATCCAGCTCTATGTCGGGCGCGTCGCGGTGGAGAAGAACATCGAAGCCTTTCTCGAGGCCGACTATCCCGGCAGCAAGGTGGTGGTTGGCGACGGACCATCGCTCGCCTCGCTCAAGGCAAGATACCCTGAAGCGCACTTTCTCGGGCGCCGCTCGGGCCGCGCGCTGGCGGGGTGCTACGCCGGGGCCGATGTCTTCGTGTTCCCGAGCAAGACCGACACCTTCGGCCTCGTCATGATCGAAGCGCTCGCCTGCGGGACGCCGGTCGCCGCTTTCCCGGTTGCGGGGCCGCGCGACATCGTGACGCTCGATGTTGGCGCTATGAGCGAGCACCTGGACCGCGCGATTGCCTCGGCGCTCTATTGCAACCGGCAGGCCTGTGCAGAGTACGGGGCAAGCTTCAGCTGGTCGGCAGCTACCGGACAATTCCTCAGCGGCCTTGCTGCCTTCGAGCCGGTCGAACTGCCCGCCGCCTAG
- a CDS encoding UDP-2,3-diacylglucosamine diphosphatase: MNDLPKHFDAAHKVASFPSIKPSVPERTTGERKRYRTIWISDVHLGTKGCNHELLIDFLDHTDSDTMYLVGDIIDGWRLKKKFYWPREHNDIVWRILKRAKRGTRIVYIPGNHDEMVRPFAGMNFGGVEIQRAAFHETADGRRLMVLHGDEFDTIMLAHRWLAFVGDALYHVMMKLNNWVAGARKRLGLPYWSISKAAKHKVKNAVEFISKYEEVVARAAAERGVDGVVCGHIHTAEARTFTHEGKEVEYWNDGDWVEGCNALVEHFDGTMEILNWPEEVARRETRRIDATKRVPEAA, from the coding sequence ATGAACGACCTGCCCAAGCACTTCGACGCTGCGCACAAGGTTGCCAGTTTCCCGTCGATCAAACCGTCCGTACCCGAGCGCACCACGGGTGAACGCAAGCGGTACCGCACCATCTGGATCAGCGACGTCCACCTCGGCACCAAGGGGTGCAACCACGAGCTGCTGATCGATTTCCTCGACCATACCGACAGCGACACCATGTACCTCGTCGGCGACATCATCGATGGCTGGCGACTGAAGAAGAAGTTCTACTGGCCGCGCGAACACAACGACATCGTCTGGCGCATCCTCAAGCGTGCGAAACGCGGCACGCGCATCGTCTACATCCCGGGCAATCACGACGAGATGGTGCGCCCCTTTGCCGGCATGAATTTCGGCGGGGTCGAAATCCAGCGCGCCGCCTTTCACGAGACCGCGGACGGGCGCCGCCTGATGGTCCTGCACGGCGACGAGTTCGATACGATCATGCTCGCCCACCGCTGGCTCGCCTTCGTCGGTGACGCGCTCTACCACGTGATGATGAAGCTCAACAATTGGGTGGCCGGCGCTCGCAAGCGGCTCGGCCTGCCCTATTGGTCGATCTCCAAGGCGGCCAAGCATAAGGTCAAGAACGCGGTCGAGTTCATCTCGAAATACGAGGAAGTGGTTGCCCGCGCTGCGGCCGAACGCGGCGTCGACGGGGTGGTGTGCGGCCACATCCACACCGCCGAAGCGCGCACCTTCACGCATGAAGGCAAAGAGGTCGAATACTGGAACGACGGCGACTGGGTCGAAGGGTGCAACGCCTTGGTCGAGCATTTCGACGGGACGATGGAGATCCTCAACTGGCCGGAGGAAGTCGCGCGGCGCGAAACCCGGCGCATTGACGCCACGAAACGGGTCCCGGAGGCCGCGTGA
- a CDS encoding glutathione S-transferase family protein, with amino-acid sequence MADLTLHEDPRSGNCYKIKLTAALVGLPLETRQYDILAGETRTPEFLGSVNPNGRIPVLQIGARFLPESNAACWYLAEGSPLIPGNRFDQADMLRWMFFEQYSHEPNIATMRFWLHFVGEAKLSPQQKAQMMAKRIAGCEALKLMDGHLAQSGWFVGDGPTLADIALFAYTHVAEDGGFALSDYPAVERWIERVKALPGFVAMA; translated from the coding sequence GTGGCTGACCTCACGCTCCACGAGGATCCGCGCAGCGGCAATTGCTACAAGATCAAGCTGACCGCGGCGCTGGTCGGGCTGCCGCTCGAAACCCGCCAGTACGATATCCTTGCCGGCGAAACGCGCACGCCGGAGTTTCTCGGCAGCGTCAATCCCAACGGCCGCATCCCGGTCCTGCAGATCGGTGCGCGCTTCCTGCCGGAAAGCAACGCGGCCTGCTGGTACCTTGCCGAAGGCAGTCCGCTGATCCCGGGCAACCGGTTCGACCAGGCGGACATGCTGCGCTGGATGTTCTTCGAGCAGTACAGCCACGAGCCCAACATCGCGACGATGCGGTTCTGGCTGCATTTCGTTGGCGAGGCCAAGCTTTCGCCCCAGCAGAAAGCGCAGATGATGGCCAAGCGCATCGCGGGATGCGAAGCGCTCAAACTGATGGACGGGCACCTGGCGCAGTCCGGCTGGTTTGTCGGCGATGGTCCGACGCTCGCCGACATTGCGCTGTTTGCCTACACCCACGTGGCCGAGGACGGGGGCTTCGCGCTCAGTGACTATCCGGCGGTGGAACGCTGGATCGAGCGGGTAAAGGCGCTGCCCGGTTTCGTGGCGATGGCCTGA
- a CDS encoding NAD(P)H-quinone oxidoreductase, whose translation MTAMGFDNPGGPDVLRPETLPLPEPGANQVLIKVAYAGINRPDVIQRQGFYPPPPGASPIPGLEVSGTVVAVGEGTPPEMLNRRVCALVSGGGYAEYCLAHAAHCLHVPEDMPLDVAAAIPETLFTVWHNVFERGWASDGDSLLVHGGTSGIGTMAIQLAKAFDIAVIATAGSDEKCEAIRELGADLAVNYKTQDFVEEVKGFTGGKGVNVVLDMVSGDYVARNMECLAEDGRHVTIAVLGGLKAEINMATVMRKRLSLTGSTLRPRSDEFKALLADEIYNHAWPLFEDGSIAPVMDQTFPLAEAGAAHARMEGGDHIGKIVLEVAGG comes from the coding sequence ATGACGGCCATGGGTTTCGACAATCCGGGGGGGCCGGATGTCCTGCGCCCTGAAACGCTTCCCTTGCCCGAACCGGGCGCCAACCAGGTCCTGATCAAGGTGGCCTACGCCGGGATCAACCGGCCCGATGTGATCCAGCGGCAGGGCTTCTACCCGCCCCCGCCCGGCGCCTCGCCGATTCCCGGGCTTGAGGTGTCGGGCACGGTGGTGGCGGTCGGCGAAGGAACGCCGCCCGAAATGCTCAACCGCCGGGTCTGCGCGCTGGTTTCGGGCGGGGGTTACGCCGAATACTGCCTCGCCCACGCCGCGCACTGCCTCCATGTTCCCGAAGACATGCCGCTCGACGTCGCGGCGGCGATTCCCGAAACGCTTTTCACCGTGTGGCACAATGTCTTCGAACGCGGCTGGGCGAGCGATGGCGACAGCCTGCTCGTCCACGGCGGAACGAGCGGCATCGGCACCATGGCAATCCAGCTCGCCAAGGCGTTCGATATCGCAGTCATCGCCACCGCCGGTTCGGACGAGAAATGCGAAGCCATCCGCGAACTCGGCGCGGACCTTGCGGTCAATTACAAGACGCAGGACTTCGTCGAAGAGGTGAAGGGTTTTACCGGCGGCAAGGGCGTCAACGTCGTGCTCGACATGGTTTCGGGCGATTATGTCGCGCGCAACATGGAATGCCTCGCCGAAGACGGACGCCATGTGACCATTGCCGTGCTGGGCGGGCTCAAGGCCGAGATCAATATGGCGACCGTCATGCGCAAGCGCCTCTCGCTCACCGGCTCGACGCTGCGCCCGCGTTCAGACGAGTTCAAGGCGCTGCTCGCCGATGAAATCTACAACCACGCCTGGCCGCTGTTCGAGGATGGCAGCATCGCCCCGGTGATGGACCAGACCTTCCCGCTCGCCGAAGCCGGCGCCGCGCACGCGCGGATGGAAGGCGGCGATCACATCGGCAAGATCGTGCTGGAAGTTGCCGGTGGCTGA
- a CDS encoding DUF1192 domain-containing protein, protein MDEDDRPRLKGDAASKLATEDLGPYSQDELEERIALLKAEIARVEKHRLSAAAHRDAAEALFGRKE, encoded by the coding sequence ATGGATGAAGATGATCGTCCGCGCCTCAAGGGCGATGCCGCGAGCAAGCTCGCAACCGAAGACCTCGGCCCCTATTCGCAAGACGAGTTGGAAGAGCGCATCGCGCTGCTCAAGGCCGAAATCGCCCGCGTCGAAAAACACCGCCTCTCGGCCGCCGCGCATCGCGACGCGGCCGAAGCGTTGTTCGGACGAAAGGAATAG
- the clpA gene encoding ATP-dependent Clp protease ATP-binding subunit ClpA — protein sequence MPSFAANLEKTLHAALTDAGERKHEYATLEHLLLALIDDEDAAQVMTACGVDLTELTAVVKQYLEQEYQSLQSDESADPQPTAGFQRVIQRAILHVQSSGKDTVTGANVLVALFSERDSYAVYFLQQQDMSRLDAVSFISHGIGKGGKQIENRQPEGAEGAEAQGEDKPGEKGKKETALDQFTVNLNQKAEDGRIDPLIGRGPEVDRTVQILCRRSKNNPLYVGDPGVGKTAIAEGLARKIVEGEVPEVLQDAVIYSLDMGALLAGTRYRGDFEERLKQVVNELEGMPEAILFIDEIHTVIGAGATSGGAMDASNLLKPALSSGAIRCIGSTTYKEFRNHFEKDRALLRRFQKIDVNEPTVEDTIKILKGLKTAFQDHHKVTYTADALKTAVELSARYINDRKLPDKAIDVIDEVGAMQMLVPPSRRKKKITAREIEAVIATMARIPPKSVSKDDKKALENLERDLKHVVFGQDAAVHKLSTAMKLSRAGLRDPDKPIGSFLFSGPTGVGKTEVARQLSSIMGIELKRFDMSEYMERHSVSRLIGAPPGYVGYDQGGLLTDAVDQNPHCVLLLDEIEKAHPDLFNILLQVMDNGRLTDHHGKTVDFRNVVLIMTTNAGAADMARQGIGFGDVSKEDASEDAVKRMFTPEFRNRLDAIVPFGYLGKETVARVVDKFILQLELQLAEQNVDIQFDKDARAWLADKGYDRLYGARPMGRLIQEKIKQPLAEELLFGKLADGGEVSVTMKDGKPAFELTPAPPKAQKRPARKAAAKKKAAPKKAAPKKPEAGKDDAAAGGDKGEG from the coding sequence ATGCCCAGCTTTGCCGCCAATCTCGAAAAGACCCTCCACGCCGCGCTGACCGATGCGGGCGAGCGCAAGCACGAATACGCCACGCTCGAGCACCTGCTGCTGGCGCTGATCGACGATGAGGACGCAGCCCAGGTGATGACCGCCTGCGGCGTCGACCTCACCGAATTGACCGCGGTGGTGAAGCAGTATCTCGAACAGGAATACCAGTCGCTGCAATCGGACGAGAGCGCCGACCCGCAGCCGACCGCCGGTTTCCAGCGCGTCATCCAGCGCGCCATCCTGCACGTGCAGTCCTCGGGCAAGGACACGGTGACGGGCGCGAACGTGCTGGTGGCGCTGTTCTCCGAACGCGACAGCTACGCCGTCTACTTCCTCCAGCAGCAGGACATGAGCCGGCTCGATGCGGTGAGCTTCATCAGCCACGGCATCGGCAAGGGCGGCAAGCAGATCGAGAACCGCCAGCCCGAAGGCGCGGAAGGCGCCGAAGCGCAGGGCGAGGACAAGCCGGGCGAGAAGGGCAAGAAGGAAACCGCGCTCGACCAGTTCACGGTCAACCTCAACCAGAAGGCCGAAGACGGGCGCATCGATCCGCTGATCGGCCGCGGCCCCGAAGTCGACCGCACGGTGCAGATCCTCTGCCGCCGCTCGAAGAACAACCCGCTCTATGTGGGCGATCCCGGCGTCGGCAAGACCGCCATCGCCGAAGGCCTCGCGCGCAAGATCGTCGAGGGCGAAGTGCCCGAAGTGCTTCAGGACGCGGTGATCTACTCGCTCGACATGGGCGCGCTGCTCGCCGGCACGCGCTATCGCGGCGACTTCGAGGAACGGTTGAAGCAGGTCGTCAACGAGCTTGAAGGCATGCCCGAGGCGATCCTCTTCATCGACGAAATCCACACGGTCATCGGTGCCGGCGCAACCAGCGGCGGTGCTATGGACGCCTCGAACCTCTTGAAGCCCGCGCTGTCCAGTGGCGCGATCCGCTGCATCGGCTCGACCACCTACAAGGAATTCCGCAACCACTTCGAAAAGGACCGCGCGCTGCTGCGCCGCTTCCAGAAGATCGACGTGAACGAGCCCACTGTCGAGGATACGATCAAGATCCTCAAGGGCCTCAAGACCGCGTTCCAGGATCACCACAAGGTAACCTACACCGCCGACGCGCTGAAGACGGCCGTCGAGCTGTCGGCACGCTACATCAACGACCGCAAGCTGCCCGACAAGGCGATCGACGTGATCGACGAGGTCGGCGCAATGCAGATGCTGGTGCCGCCCAGCCGTCGCAAGAAGAAGATCACCGCGCGCGAGATCGAGGCCGTGATCGCGACCATGGCGCGCATCCCTCCCAAGTCGGTGTCGAAGGACGACAAGAAGGCGCTCGAGAACCTCGAACGCGACCTGAAACACGTCGTCTTCGGCCAGGACGCGGCGGTGCACAAGCTGTCGACCGCAATGAAGCTCAGCCGCGCAGGCCTGCGCGATCCGGACAAGCCGATCGGTTCGTTCCTCTTCTCCGGCCCCACCGGCGTCGGCAAGACCGAAGTCGCCCGCCAGCTTTCGAGCATCATGGGCATCGAGCTGAAGCGCTTCGACATGTCGGAATATATGGAGCGCCACAGCGTTTCGCGCCTCATCGGCGCGCCTCCGGGCTATGTCGGTTACGACCAGGGCGGCCTGCTGACCGATGCGGTCGATCAGAACCCGCATTGCGTGCTGCTGCTCGACGAAATCGAAAAGGCGCACCCGGACCTGTTCAACATCCTGTTGCAGGTGATGGATAACGGCCGTCTGACCGACCACCACGGCAAGACCGTCGACTTCCGCAACGTCGTGCTCATCATGACCACCAACGCCGGCGCTGCCGACATGGCGCGTCAGGGCATCGGTTTCGGCGATGTGAGCAAGGAAGACGCGAGCGAGGACGCGGTGAAGCGCATGTTCACGCCGGAATTCCGCAACCGCCTCGATGCGATCGTGCCCTTCGGCTATCTCGGCAAGGAAACCGTCGCCCGCGTGGTCGACAAGTTCATCCTCCAGCTCGAACTGCAGCTGGCCGAGCAGAATGTCGACATCCAGTTCGACAAGGATGCGCGCGCCTGGCTGGCCGACAAGGGCTACGACCGCCTCTACGGGGCCCGCCCGATGGGCCGCCTGATCCAGGAAAAGATCAAGCAGCCGCTGGCGGAAGAGCTCCTCTTCGGCAAGCTGGCCGATGGCGGCGAGGTTTCGGTGACGATGAAGGACGGCAAACCCGCCTTCGAACTCACCCCCGCCCCGCCCAAGGCCCAGAAGCGCCCGGCCCGCAAGGCCGCCGCGAAGAAGAAGGCTGCGCCGAAGAAGGCGGCTCCCAAGAAGCCGGAAGCCGGCAAGGACGACGCAGCCGCCGGCGGCGACAAGGGCGAAGGCTAA